A window from Merismopedia glauca CCAP 1448/3 encodes these proteins:
- the murD gene encoding UDP-N-acetylmuramoyl-L-alanine--D-glutamate ligase, giving the protein MSKAHVIGLGKSGIAAAKLLKQQDWEVILSDAKSSAELEAQQSELSQAGITVKLNHSLTPDASLDLIVVSPGVRWDLPALVEARNRGIETIGEMELAWRYLKSIPWVAITGTNGKTTTTALISAIFKTAGLNAPACGNIGHAACEIALQESKPDWVIAEISSYQIESSDTLAPQIGVWTTFTPDHLNRHYTLENYYQIKAQLLQRSEQQVFNGDDPYLHQVGSRDWSNACWTSVDGKQNLLGNLDLGVYIEGDWVIDRGEKVIPINILKMPGKHNLQNLLMSVAAARFAGIDKEAIAQAISTFPGVPHRLEYICTWQGIDFINDSKATNYDAAEVGLVAVDSPVILIAGGEAKAGDDNGWLQRIKEKAAFVLLIGDAASAFSQRLSEVGYSNYEIVETMEKAVTKAAEIAPQYEAKIVLLSPACASFDRYQNFEQRGDDFRFWCQKLE; this is encoded by the coding sequence ATGTCTAAGGCTCATGTAATTGGTTTGGGAAAGTCGGGAATTGCCGCCGCAAAATTGCTCAAACAGCAGGATTGGGAAGTAATTTTAAGCGATGCTAAATCTTCAGCAGAACTAGAAGCACAACAGTCAGAACTTTCTCAAGCAGGAATTACAGTTAAGCTGAATCATTCTCTGACTCCAGATGCTAGCCTTGACCTAATTGTAGTTAGTCCTGGAGTGCGGTGGGATTTACCAGCTTTGGTGGAAGCCAGAAATAGGGGAATTGAAACCATTGGCGAAATGGAGTTGGCTTGGCGCTACCTCAAATCTATTCCCTGGGTAGCAATTACGGGAACTAATGGCAAAACTACGACTACAGCTTTAATATCTGCTATATTTAAAACAGCAGGATTAAATGCTCCAGCTTGCGGCAATATCGGTCATGCAGCTTGCGAAATCGCTTTACAAGAGTCAAAACCTGATTGGGTAATTGCCGAGATTAGCAGCTATCAAATTGAATCTTCCGATACTTTGGCTCCCCAAATCGGAGTATGGACGACTTTTACGCCAGATCATCTCAACCGTCACTATACTTTAGAAAATTACTATCAAATTAAGGCTCAACTATTGCAACGTTCCGAGCAACAAGTGTTTAATGGAGACGATCCATATCTGCATCAAGTTGGTTCAAGGGATTGGTCTAATGCTTGTTGGACGAGTGTAGATGGTAAACAAAATTTGCTGGGTAATTTAGATTTGGGAGTTTATATTGAAGGGGATTGGGTAATCGATCGAGGGGAAAAAGTAATTCCCATCAATATTTTAAAAATGCCTGGAAAACACAACTTACAAAACCTGTTAATGTCAGTAGCTGCGGCGAGATTTGCAGGAATAGATAAAGAGGCGATCGCTCAAGCTATTTCTACTTTTCCTGGCGTTCCTCATCGTCTAGAATATATCTGCACTTGGCAAGGAATTGACTTTATTAATGACAGTAAAGCAACTAATTATGATGCTGCTGAAGTTGGTTTAGTTGCTGTAGATAGTCCGGTAATTCTGATTGCTGGTGGTGAAGCCAAAGCTGGTGACGATAATGGTTGGTTACAAAGAATTAAAGAAAAAGCCGCTTTTGTTTTGTTAATTGGAGATGCAGCTTCCGCCTTTAGTCAGCGTTTATCAGAAGTTGGTTATTCCAACTATGAAATTGTAGAAACAATGGAAAAAGCTGTTACTAAAGCGGCAGAGATCGCACCTCAATATGAAGCTAAAATTGTACTTTTATCTCCAGCTTGTGCTAGCTTTGATCGATACCAAAACTTTGAACAACGGGGCGATGATTTTAGATTTTGGTGTCAGAAGTTAGAATGA
- a CDS encoding LCP family protein, which yields MKLDVSSPNSLSHIQDNIPPVGVSFADSPVSIGKQTGLSQKPMSGKWLKSVAWWCFWSSAFALTGTVSLLSGVIAGLFAPLPASVVNLPPAKAKIPVIADYHSQYSLARPVNLLVMGIDRVPEAVENSPQVFEGRSDTMVLLRLNPGEKNVKMLSIPRDTRVEFPGLKLAKINQANVDGGVVLAARVVSDTLNGVPIDRYLRISTGAFRELVDKLGGVRVFVPKRMQYEDRTQKLFIDLQPGWQILNGDQAEQFARFRQDEYGDVGRVQRQQALIKALREKLQEPSTIAHIPDLIGVMQKYIDTNLTPPEIFALIGFGLQLKSEQYQMVLLPGRFSLPDEYTASYWIMNPEAKDRIVQQYFSQPGTNLVSNNTRPPTRLSIAIQNASGEAKLPQSLITTLRNKGFRNVRTIKDWSEPIAKTEIIAEQGDTRGAIAVQRVLGFGQVEAASTGELQSDLTIRLGQDGIAAIEQILETEKQEKVKERSLGET from the coding sequence ATGAAACTGGATGTATCCTCTCCAAATTCTTTATCCCATATTCAAGATAATATTCCCCCCGTAGGAGTGTCATTTGCAGATAGCCCTGTTAGCATTGGTAAACAAACAGGGTTATCGCAGAAGCCGATGAGCGGAAAATGGTTAAAGTCTGTAGCTTGGTGGTGTTTTTGGAGTAGTGCATTTGCCTTGACTGGAACTGTTTCCTTACTTTCAGGGGTAATTGCTGGCTTATTTGCTCCTTTACCAGCTTCTGTAGTAAATTTACCCCCAGCTAAAGCCAAAATTCCCGTCATTGCTGATTACCATTCCCAATATAGTCTAGCTAGACCAGTCAACCTTCTAGTCATGGGAATCGATAGAGTACCTGAAGCTGTAGAAAACTCACCCCAAGTATTTGAGGGACGCAGTGACACGATGGTGCTGTTGCGACTCAATCCAGGGGAAAAGAACGTGAAAATGCTGTCTATCCCGCGAGATACTCGTGTAGAGTTTCCTGGTTTAAAGCTAGCTAAGATTAATCAGGCTAATGTTGATGGTGGGGTAGTTCTAGCCGCTAGAGTTGTTAGCGACACTTTAAATGGTGTACCTATAGATCGCTATCTCAGGATTAGTACGGGAGCTTTCCGCGAATTAGTTGATAAACTGGGTGGAGTGCGAGTTTTTGTCCCCAAACGGATGCAGTATGAAGACCGCACCCAAAAGTTATTTATCGATCTGCAACCAGGTTGGCAAATTTTGAATGGAGATCAAGCTGAGCAATTTGCGCGGTTTCGCCAAGATGAATATGGAGATGTTGGTCGCGTTCAACGTCAACAAGCGCTGATTAAGGCTTTACGAGAAAAGTTGCAAGAACCTAGTACGATCGCCCATATCCCAGATTTGATCGGGGTGATGCAAAAATATATTGATACAAATCTGACTCCTCCAGAAATTTTTGCCCTGATTGGCTTTGGTTTGCAGCTAAAATCAGAACAGTATCAAATGGTGCTACTCCCAGGACGCTTTAGCTTACCGGATGAATATACAGCTAGTTATTGGATTATGAATCCAGAGGCGAAAGATCGGATTGTACAACAGTATTTCAGTCAACCAGGTACTAATTTAGTCTCAAATAACACTCGTCCACCTACACGATTAAGCATTGCGATTCAAAATGCTTCTGGTGAAGCAAAGTTACCTCAAAGTTTAATTACAACTCTGAGAAATAAAGGTTTTAGAAACGTCCGTACTATTAAAGATTGGTCAGAACCGATCGCCAAAACCGAAATTATTGCCGAACAAGGTGATACTAGAGGAGCGATCGCCGTTCAACGAGTATTGGGTTTTGGTCAGGTAGAAGCGGCTTCAACAGGCGAGTTACAGTCCGATCTGACAATTAGATTAGGTCAAGATGGAATTGCTGCGATCGAGCAGATTTTAGAAACCGAAAAACAGGAAAAGGTTAAAGAGCGATCGCTCGGAGAAACCTAA
- a CDS encoding riboflavin synthase, which translates to MFTGLIQGIGTFTPVATDRWAIKWKEPVPDSLSVLELGDSIAVDGVCLTVDTIVTGGFVAVASPETLNMTTLGNRPEAATYVNLEPSLRVGGKLGGHFVTGHVDGVGCLQEIQETSSAWEIWFASVPSLKESWQKQIAPYIVRKGSIAVNGISLTVAESDIAGNCFKVAVIPHTFAETNLRYLKIGTWVNLEADILGKYVENFLTHHQSQEEVITLEFLAEHGY; encoded by the coding sequence ATGTTTACCGGATTAATACAAGGAATTGGGACTTTTACTCCAGTTGCTACAGATCGATGGGCGATTAAATGGAAAGAACCAGTCCCCGATAGTTTATCAGTTTTGGAACTTGGCGACAGTATCGCTGTTGATGGGGTGTGTTTAACTGTAGATACTATAGTGACTGGGGGTTTTGTGGCAGTGGCTTCCCCAGAAACTTTAAATATGACAACTTTAGGTAATCGACCAGAAGCTGCTACTTACGTCAATTTAGAACCTTCTTTGCGGGTAGGAGGCAAATTGGGCGGACATTTCGTTACAGGTCATGTAGATGGAGTAGGATGTCTTCAAGAGATTCAAGAAACTTCCTCAGCTTGGGAAATTTGGTTCGCTAGCGTCCCTAGCTTAAAGGAATCATGGCAAAAACAAATAGCTCCCTATATTGTGCGTAAAGGGAGCATTGCGGTAAATGGGATTAGTTTAACTGTAGCCGAGAGCGACATTGCTGGAAATTGCTTTAAAGTGGCTGTGATTCCTCACACATTTGCGGAAACCAACTTACGCTACCTTAAAATCGGTACTTGGGTGAATCTCGAAGCAGATATCTTAGGTAAGTATGTCGAAAATTTCTTGACACATCATCAATCTCAAGAAGAGGTAATTACTCTCGAATTTCTCGCCGAACATGGTTATTGA
- a CDS encoding cupin domain-containing protein, giving the protein MTVTLLSAQTPVIQLGDRLEYPTAGVLSKILLKDSACQYTLLCLASGTEIREHTATRNATVHVIEGTGTLILNGNHISLESGVFLFIPANAPHAVQAVSNLAFLLTLSATDSVLT; this is encoded by the coding sequence ATGACAGTAACTTTACTTTCGGCTCAAACACCAGTTATTCAACTGGGCGATCGCTTGGAGTATCCTACAGCAGGCGTGTTGAGTAAAATTTTGCTCAAAGACTCTGCTTGTCAATACACCCTGTTATGTTTAGCTAGCGGTACAGAAATCCGCGAACACACCGCCACTCGGAACGCCACAGTTCACGTAATTGAAGGAACTGGAACTCTCATCTTGAATGGGAACCATATTTCCTTAGAATCAGGGGTATTTTTATTCATCCCCGCCAATGCACCTCATGCAGTCCAGGCAGTATCTAATCTAGCCTTCTTGCTGACCTTATCGGCGACTGATTCTGTCTTGACCTAA
- a CDS encoding (Fe-S)-binding protein, translating into MSNPTLTFDTQHPPDPKLIDACVHCGFCLSTCPSYRVIGKETDSPRGRIYMMDAINEGEIPLSPAVVQHFDSCLGCLACVSTCPSGVQYDKLISATRPQIERHHQRTPIERLYRQLIFSLFPYPNRLRLLLVPLWFYQKIGFQSLVRKTGLLPKMSPHIAAMEANLPNLSIAAFSEPVAEFIPAEGEKRYRVGLILGCVQRLFFPHVNEATIRVLTANGCEVVIPKNQGCCAALPHHQGQEAQAQQLAREMIDRFADTGVDAVIINAAGCGHTLKEYGYLLAEDPDYKDKAVAFADKVKDAQEFLSQVGLTTPLSALSETPLAVVYQDACHLLHGQKISFQPRQLLRKIPGVELREPLDAALCCGSAGVYNMLQPEIADELGKQKVENLVNTGATVIASPNPGCSLQIDKHLRQQGKNVLVKHPLELLDLAIKGERLI; encoded by the coding sequence ATGTCTAACCCAACCCTAACCTTTGATACACAACATCCTCCAGATCCTAAACTGATTGATGCTTGCGTTCATTGTGGTTTTTGTCTTTCCACCTGTCCGAGTTATCGTGTGATTGGGAAAGAAACCGATTCTCCTAGAGGTAGAATCTACATGATGGATGCCATCAATGAGGGAGAAATCCCCCTTTCTCCAGCCGTAGTACAGCATTTTGATAGCTGTTTGGGGTGTTTGGCTTGCGTTTCTACCTGTCCTTCTGGGGTTCAGTATGACAAATTAATCTCAGCAACTCGTCCCCAAATAGAACGCCATCACCAGCGTACTCCAATTGAAAGGCTCTACCGTCAGTTGATTTTTTCTCTGTTTCCCTACCCCAATCGCTTGCGGTTACTACTAGTTCCGTTGTGGTTCTATCAAAAAATAGGTTTCCAGTCATTAGTTAGAAAAACGGGTTTACTCCCCAAAATGTCTCCCCATATCGCAGCGATGGAGGCAAATTTACCAAATCTATCTATAGCTGCTTTTTCCGAGCCTGTAGCTGAATTTATTCCGGCTGAAGGAGAAAAACGTTATCGCGTCGGCTTAATTCTGGGTTGCGTTCAACGTCTGTTCTTCCCCCACGTAAATGAGGCTACAATCAGAGTATTGACGGCTAATGGCTGCGAGGTGGTAATTCCCAAAAATCAGGGATGCTGTGCGGCGCTACCCCATCACCAAGGACAAGAAGCACAAGCGCAACAACTAGCCAGAGAGATGATCGATCGCTTTGCGGATACAGGGGTAGATGCAGTCATTATCAATGCGGCTGGTTGCGGTCATACTTTGAAGGAATACGGGTATTTATTAGCTGAAGATCCTGATTATAAAGATAAAGCGGTTGCTTTTGCAGATAAGGTGAAAGATGCTCAGGAATTCTTATCCCAAGTTGGTCTGACTACTCCTCTTTCTGCTCTGAGTGAAACGCCTTTAGCTGTAGTTTACCAAGATGCTTGTCACCTATTGCACGGACAAAAAATTAGCTTCCAACCGCGTCAACTATTGCGTAAAATCCCAGGAGTAGAACTCAGGGAACCTTTAGATGCGGCTTTGTGTTGCGGTAGTGCTGGGGTTTACAATATGCTGCAACCGGAAATAGCTGATGAGTTGGGAAAACAGAAAGTAGAAAATTTGGTGAATACTGGTGCTACAGTCATTGCATCTCCTAATCCTGGTTGTAGCCTCCAAATCGATAAACATCTACGCCAGCAAGGGAAAAATGTGCTGGTTAAGCATCCTTTAGAACTGTTAGATTTAGCGATTAAAGGTGAACGGTTGATTTAA
- a CDS encoding YwiC-like family protein, translating to MKLSHFPTSQWQLPPIYRPTLSPEHGVYVVLLISLVTGAAAAQQWTWMTTLALICAFCSFQAEHPLVLQIKQRKTWKPRFLLWGGVYGSIALAIALALVWVQGIDLIWIYLGAIAALVVDLVSVWHRQQKSIANELITFAGVCLAAPLAYLATTGAIANPIIGLWLLDTLFFSSTIFTVKLRKKPPISSLNAVIYHLIATLIIIGLYYLGWLSLVTATAWGVALLKFSSILVGQNWYRQAPIKYVALLETCSALLFLVIVAISLLPAYLAT from the coding sequence ATGAAACTCTCCCATTTTCCTACCTCACAATGGCAATTACCGCCAATTTATCGCCCTACCTTATCACCAGAGCATGGGGTTTATGTAGTCTTGCTGATATCCTTGGTGACGGGTGCAGCCGCAGCGCAGCAATGGACTTGGATGACAACCCTAGCCCTGATCTGCGCGTTTTGCAGTTTTCAAGCAGAACACCCATTAGTGCTGCAAATTAAGCAGCGTAAAACTTGGAAACCTCGATTTTTGCTGTGGGGTGGGGTTTATGGCAGTATAGCTTTGGCGATCGCTTTGGCTCTAGTTTGGGTACAAGGGATAGATTTAATTTGGATTTATCTGGGTGCGATCGCGGCTTTAGTGGTCGATTTAGTCTCAGTTTGGCATCGGCAACAGAAATCCATAGCTAACGAGCTAATTACCTTTGCAGGGGTCTGTCTGGCTGCACCTCTAGCTTATCTGGCAACCACTGGGGCGATCGCAAATCCCATTATTGGCTTGTGGCTGCTCGATACATTGTTCTTCTCTAGTACGATCTTCACAGTCAAATTGCGGAAAAAACCGCCTATTTCTAGCTTGAATGCAGTCATATACCACCTTATTGCTACTCTTATTATTATCGGACTTTATTACTTAGGCTGGCTCTCTCTAGTGACTGCAACCGCCTGGGGAGTAGCGCTCTTGAAATTCAGTTCGATTCTGGTAGGGCAAAATTGGTATCGCCAAGCTCCCATTAAGTATGTAGCCCTATTAGAAACCTGCTCGGCGCTCTTGTTTTTAGTAATTGTGGCAATTTCGTTACTTCCAGCCTATTTAGCGACGTAA
- a CDS encoding SAM-dependent methyltransferase produces MTIDQLVKSPITNWETATGHQILAAAGKKSLRPGGKAATEQLFQWADFQPGETVLELACSFGYSAIAIAQRYGVRVTGIEKNPASVARARQNVAAAGLSAKITIIEGDIFQLDQITQQFDAVLAEAILTMQSPLGKAKILAGISDRLKPGGKFLSHELLIKNPAPEIYQALQKAIRVNSTPLPTADWIKACQTAGLNVIQHQNGTMGLLNLKKMLQDEGIADTLKIAWNILKNPVIRRRVLEMRRVWQQYSQDLGYIVLCAQKPTAGAL; encoded by the coding sequence ATGACTATCGACCAATTAGTTAAATCACCAATCACTAACTGGGAAACAGCAACCGGACACCAAATTTTAGCAGCAGCAGGGAAGAAAAGTTTGCGCCCAGGGGGGAAAGCTGCAACGGAACAATTGTTTCAGTGGGCGGATTTTCAGCCAGGAGAGACGGTACTGGAACTAGCTTGTAGCTTTGGCTATAGCGCGATCGCAATCGCCCAACGCTATGGGGTTCGAGTCACCGGAATTGAGAAAAATCCAGCTAGCGTAGCCCGCGCCCGCCAAAATGTCGCAGCAGCAGGATTGAGTGCCAAAATTACGATTATTGAAGGCGATATATTTCAATTAGACCAAATTACCCAGCAATTTGATGCAGTTTTAGCTGAAGCTATTTTGACGATGCAATCTCCTCTTGGAAAAGCCAAGATTTTGGCAGGAATCAGCGATCGCTTGAAACCAGGGGGCAAATTCCTCAGTCACGAATTACTGATTAAAAATCCCGCACCGGAAATTTACCAAGCTTTGCAGAAGGCAATCCGCGTGAATTCTACGCCACTTCCAACAGCAGATTGGATTAAAGCTTGCCAAACCGCAGGATTAAACGTAATTCAGCATCAAAATGGCACGATGGGCTTATTGAACCTCAAAAAAATGCTGCAAGATGAAGGCATCGCAGACACTCTCAAAATTGCCTGGAACATCCTGAAAAACCCAGTAATTCGCCGCCGCGTTCTCGAAATGCGTCGCGTGTGGCAACAGTATAGCCAAGATTTGGGTTACATCGTTTTATGCGCTCAAAAGCCAACCGCAGGAGCATTATGA
- a CDS encoding bifunctional nuclease family protein, giving the protein MIEMKIAGIAIDAITRSPIVLLKDASERRALPIYIGQDQARAILGALEKQTSPRPLTHDLMVNMFEAWDMALERVIIHSLQDNTFYALMIIRQGEVKKEIDARPSDAIAIALRTNAPIWVMEEVIADASIPVDRDADEEERQAFRNFVSNLRPEDLIQRGGFSGADS; this is encoded by the coding sequence ATGATTGAAATGAAAATTGCTGGAATTGCGATCGATGCGATCACCCGTAGCCCGATAGTGCTGCTCAAAGATGCATCAGAAAGGCGGGCTTTACCTATCTACATCGGTCAAGATCAAGCTCGTGCTATTTTGGGTGCTTTGGAAAAACAAACCTCTCCTCGCCCTTTAACTCACGATCTGATGGTGAATATGTTTGAGGCTTGGGATATGGCTTTGGAGCGGGTAATTATCCACTCGTTGCAGGATAATACTTTTTATGCTTTGATGATTATCCGCCAGGGTGAGGTCAAAAAGGAAATTGATGCTCGTCCTAGTGATGCTATAGCTATTGCTTTGCGAACTAATGCCCCAATTTGGGTTATGGAAGAAGTAATCGCCGATGCTTCAATTCCGGTAGATAGAGATGCTGACGAAGAAGAAAGGCAAGCTTTTAGAAATTTTGTCTCTAATCTCCGTCCCGAAGACCTAATTCAGCGCGGTGGTTTTAGTGGGGCTGATTCCTGA
- a CDS encoding transposase: MKYNPDFHHRRSHRLQGYDYSSCGAYFMTIRSHNRECIFGEISEGEMQLNELGKIARSHWQQLSQRYQNLQIDESIVMPNHLHGIIILLESSSDRRKSISEIIRGFKTFSTRQINGIRHQYGIPVWQRNYYDRIIRSEEELNNVREYILKNPQNWDIDTNKQDL, from the coding sequence ATGAAATATAATCCCGATTTTCATCATCGGCGATCGCACAGACTCCAGGGATATGATTACTCCAGTTGTGGGGCTTATTTTATGACCATTCGTAGCCACAATCGTGAATGTATATTTGGTGAGATTTCAGAAGGTGAAATGCAATTAAATGAATTGGGTAAAATAGCGCGATCTCACTGGCAACAATTATCCCAACGTTATCAAAACCTGCAAATAGATGAATCGATAGTCATGCCAAATCACCTACATGGAATTATTATCCTGCTGGAGTCGTCAAGCGATCGCAGAAAATCGATCTCAGAAATTATTCGCGGTTTTAAAACATTTTCCACCAGACAAATCAATGGCATACGCCATCAATATGGTATTCCTGTCTGGCAAAGAAATTATTACGATCGGATTATTAGAAGTGAAGAAGAATTGAATAATGTCAGAGAATATATCTTGAAGAATCCCCAAAATTGGGATATAGACACCAATAAACAAGATTTGTGA
- a CDS encoding FAD-binding oxidoreductase: protein MSEDSSLNSTEIEKLSNIAETCIWEQIATEDKARIDQAIAPDTSPPVAIVYPKTTQELAEVMTLASDRSWQVLPCGNGSKISWGGLVHPVKIAIATTKLNHLIEHAIGDLTVTVEAGIKFSDLQKQLATANQFLPLDPAYPETATIGGIIATADTGSLRHRYGGVRDLLIGFSFVRADGKIAKAGGRVVKNVAGYDLMKLFTGSYGTLGIISQVTFRVYPLPPASTTVLLSGEKEGIDQALRAVVASALTPTSLDLISPNLSTQLGFAKQMGLILRFQSIPASVQQQAAITLEISQKLGLKGLNLESQDEANLWHRLPQQIWNNADGTATIAKIGVKPAKAVEAIASHASIGLIHAGKGIGLLRFTDAERLSTMRDNCENQGGFLTLLEAPATVKHKIDAWGSDRSNSINLMRIIKQKFDPQHLLNPHRFIGGI from the coding sequence ATGTCAGAGGATTCTTCCCTAAACTCAACTGAAATCGAAAAACTCAGCAATATTGCCGAAACCTGTATTTGGGAGCAAATAGCGACTGAAGATAAAGCTAGGATTGATCAAGCTATAGCACCCGATACTTCCCCTCCCGTTGCTATTGTTTACCCCAAAACTACCCAAGAATTAGCTGAGGTAATGACATTAGCTAGCGATCGCTCTTGGCAAGTTCTACCTTGTGGCAATGGGAGTAAAATTAGTTGGGGTGGGTTAGTTCATCCAGTTAAAATAGCGATCGCAACCACCAAACTCAACCACCTCATCGAACACGCCATTGGCGACTTAACGGTGACTGTAGAAGCCGGAATCAAGTTTTCTGACTTGCAAAAACAACTCGCTACAGCCAATCAGTTTCTGCCCCTCGATCCAGCATATCCTGAAACAGCAACCATCGGCGGAATCATCGCTACAGCCGATACAGGCTCGCTCAGACACCGTTATGGGGGTGTTCGTGACTTACTCATAGGTTTTTCCTTCGTGCGTGCTGATGGCAAAATAGCCAAAGCTGGGGGAAGAGTTGTCAAAAATGTGGCTGGTTACGATTTGATGAAATTATTTACGGGTTCCTATGGTACTTTGGGGATTATTTCTCAAGTCACTTTCCGAGTTTATCCTTTACCACCCGCCTCAACTACAGTCCTTTTAAGTGGAGAAAAAGAGGGAATTGACCAAGCTTTGCGCGCAGTGGTAGCCTCAGCATTAACTCCAACATCCTTAGACTTGATTTCTCCCAATTTATCTACCCAGCTAGGTTTTGCCAAACAAATGGGATTAATCTTGCGTTTCCAAAGTATTCCCGCAAGTGTTCAGCAACAAGCCGCAATAACTCTAGAAATTAGTCAAAAGTTGGGATTAAAGGGCCTAAACTTAGAAAGCCAAGACGAAGCCAATTTATGGCATCGATTACCTCAACAAATCTGGAATAATGCTGATGGAACGGCGACTATTGCTAAAATAGGAGTGAAGCCAGCCAAAGCCGTAGAAGCGATCGCCTCTCACGCCTCAATCGGCTTGATTCATGCTGGTAAAGGAATTGGTTTATTGAGGTTTACAGATGCAGAGCGGTTGTCAACTATGCGCGACAACTGCGAGAATCAAGGTGGATTTCTAACTCTATTAGAAGCACCAGCCACAGTCAAACACAAAATAGATGCATGGGGAAGCGATCGCTCCAATAGTATCAACTTAATGCGAATTATCAAACAAAAGTTCGATCCTCAACACCTCCTCAATCCTCACCGTTTTATTGGTGGAATATAA